In Scomber japonicus isolate fScoJap1 chromosome 19, fScoJap1.pri, whole genome shotgun sequence, a single genomic region encodes these proteins:
- the LOC128379854 gene encoding lipoxygenase homology domain-containing protein 1-like, whose translation MSSKQKNSTASEETEEVDDEVEETEPKIKERSNRVPCEDTTKAEKGRKKQKSAESSEKQEEKSGKLKEEVTEGTKEEKKKKKKKSSTENPEGDEEMSTKDKKSKDGKKKKKHDDEKKKKGKKSKTKQLDYAVIYQNELFNYHSDSSDGYEDEYYKKKVYEVVTVTGDVKGAGTDANIFVTLFGEFGVTPKVGLASKSRTAFDRNKTAVFRIKTHNVGPLKKLRIEHDNTGMNSSWFLDRVVVTDMHRPHLRFYFACNNWLSREEGDKLFVRDLLGSLNPMDVPKSNKYIVSVFTADIKGCGTDADVFLNVFGENGDTGEKRLISDKDNFERAAEDKFMVEAPNLGRLKKISIGHNNKGSSAGWCLDKVVIDDMGNKEVYEFLVNRWFSVDEADGKIQRDVLVGSLQPMAIVYNVQVMTGNVRGAGTNSKIHIVMHGAKGIKNSGKVFLEGGAFERGLIDIFNVEIFELISPLSRVTIGHDNAAVGAGWYCEKVVIYCPFTGIEQTFQCGRWLDEDEGDGLIERELNEMVSLRQKKQKKCPWSLWVWTTDMKGAGTDAQVFVKVYGEKGKSDEIKLESSSDSFEQGQIDKFVIEMPDIGKLLKVRIWHEKRHPFCGWHLARVTLMKTLTREKYSFACGRWLDINEDDNEIIRELPATGPLIDEPLPLIKYRATICTGNVSGSGTDASVFLNIFGDLGDTGERLMVMSKTNVNKFEKGNHDEFIIESVSLGQVRRVRVGHDGSGGGCGWFLDKVLVREEGQPEATAIEFPCYRWLDRNEDDGQIFRELVPAGDGLRLFHVSYHIAIKTGNVNGASSDSKVFVKLYGEKCDTNKMILAVTDNDLRNYFETGRTDIFTIETFDVGRIIRFLVGHTNEGLQAGWYLDSVKISVPVHGKEYMFPIHRWLCKDEADGKVEVELYPSEILDIEQLINYEVTVITGDRRTAGTNANVFCQMYGKEGKTEVFPLTNRSNNFERATTEIFKIEALDVGKIYKIRICHDGKGVGDGWFLDKVDIKRLTMAKVKIEVKKEDTKKDKKKDKKKKKKEEEVEIVEELQEVVETFSFPCNRWLARDEEDGEIVVELLTEGNEDLEVNSYEVHVFTGTMWGAGTDANVYINIYGEIGDTGERRLRKSNHLNKFEKGQEDIFNITAIDLGALKKVRIRHDHSQASAGWFLERVEIVDNKDDTTYFFPCKRWLAVDEDDKQLARELVPVDEAFMKKGDDEDEEGSDAALGLEQKAKSTTYAVKIKTGDKKYAGTDADVFMILYGTKDDTGIIKLKASKTHKNKFERGLIDEFTVEAVDIGPLKKLRIGHNNGGGSAGWFLDWVEIDAPSLGQKLCFPCGRWLDKGEDDGAIVRDLFPNPLQTELYTPFVPYEIKIFTSDVFGAGTDADVFIVLYGQDAVCSQQKSLCFNKRERRMYFERGAEDMFIVELEDVGDVMEKIRIGHDNRGVNPGWHLDRVEIRRLLRKGKGSETLIFPCECWLAKSEDDGETVRELVPSDIITEKLSRDGSLKVTEIEVEDALETHTYTVSVMTGDVYGAGTDANVFLTIYGDLGDTGERKLSKSETNRNKFERGSVDTFSIEAVDLGQVFRIKIRHDNSMISADWYLDQVEVFDEDTEEVFLFLCERWLSKKKEDGRIERFFYVKDYEGVRESLNSKKNSAMMVKSVDSNMNKKNKKKKKGEEIELQIIPYHITICTGLERDAGTTSRVYVIIIGANHTQTERLWLDPPNGRKGFEAGSLESFESYGSDLGEIKKVELGHDGATPESCWLVDELSVAVPTKGVKYVFASDFWLAKDRGDGLTSRVFNMRDAEAISISQKFIYEVTVVTGDIQHAGTDTKIFMSVFGANGSTEEMLLQKNEDRFERGQEDTFTMEIDDITPLRKMRLRIDGSGSRPDWFFNQVIMRNLTTEEVAVFTYEDWLSRTHGPNRTMICEMAAVVDEETMVELTTYTIQVKTSDATGAGTDANVWIIIFGENGDTGTLALKECNKSNKFERKQTDTFRFTDILSLGELSKVRVWHDNTGPAPGWHLEYIEVKDDIIDKTFRFPCGRWLAKNDDDGQIMRELALASNDFLDLDEKTKYEICITTGDTETKENGWIVLEGRKGRSKEFVMENSSKKKRFLRGNVDRFEFSSKNLGDIAGICLGHTPKDGKKVKGEFHWQVEQVVVTERELGNKYIFSCNALIPLSSKRDEFSTFECTKTIESFASKARSLVPVNYEIIVITGNEKGAGTDANVFITIYGSNGDSGRRQLRQKFRNLFEREQTDRFLMEMLDMGELQKVRVEHDNTGPSPGWLLDRVEVTNTSNGVTTIFLCRKWLDTKLADGQIVRVIYPKY comes from the exons ATGTCGTCGAAACAGAAAAACTCCACAGCTTCAGAAGAAACCGAAGAGGTTGATGACGAAGTGGAGGAAACGGAGCCAAAAATAAAGGAGAGGAGCAACAGAGTGCCCTGTGAGGACACCACAAAAGCAGAGAAAGGTCGGAAGAAGCAGAAGAGTGCGGAGAGCTCAGAGAAACAGGAG gaaaaatcagGGAAACTCAAAGAGGAAGTGACTGAGGGaacaaaggaggaaaagaagaaaaagaaaaagaaatcctccACAGAGAATCCAGAGGGGGACGAGGAGATGAGCACCAAGGACAAGAAGTCTAAAGAcggcaagaagaagaagaagca TGACgacgaaaaaaagaaaaaggggaaaaaatccaAAACTAAACAGTTGGACTATGCTGTGATCTACCAGAACGAGCTGTTTAACTACCACTCAGACTCATCAGATGGATATGAGGATGAGTACTACAAAAAGAAAG TGTATGAAGTGGTCACTGTCACTGGTGATGTAAAAGGAGCCGGGACCGATGCTAATATTTTTGTTACTCTTTTTGGAGAATTTGGCGTCACGCCCAAGGTTGGCCTGGCAAGCAA AAGCCGAACTGCATTTGATAGGAATAAGACCGCTGTTTTCCGTATCAAAACACACAACGTGGGGCCTCTGAAGAAGCTGAG GATTGAGCACGACAACACGGGGATGAACTCCAGCTGGTTCTTGGACAGGGTGGTGGTGACCGACATGCACCGGCCCCATCTGCGCTTCTATTTTGCCTGCAACAACTGGCTGAGTCGGGAGGAGGGTGACAAATTGTTTGTCAGGGACCTGCTGGGCAGCCTGAACCCCATGGACGTCCCAAAAT CGAATAAATACATAGTGAGTGTCTTCACTGCTGACATAAAGGGATGTGGAACTGATGCCGACGTCTTCCTGAATGTCTTTGGAGAGAATGGCGACACAG GAGAGAAACGACTGATCAGTGACAAAGACAACTTTGAGCGTGCCGCAGAGGACAAGTTTATGGTAGAGGCTCCAAACTTGGGAAGGCTGAAGAAAATCTCCATCGGCCACAACAACAAAGGTTCATCAGCTGGATGGTGTCTAGATAAG GTGGTGATTGATGACATGGGGAATAAAGAAGTGTACGAGTTCTTAGTCAATCGCTGGTTTTCTGTGGATGAAGCTGATGgcaaaatacagagagatgtGTTGGTTGGATCATTGCAACCAATGG CTATTGTATACAACGTACAAGTGATGACTGGAAATGTGAGGGGTGCGGGCACCAACTCAAAGATCCACATAGTTATGCATGGTGCCAAGGGCATAAAAAACAGCGGCAAAGTCTTTCTGGAGGGCGGTGCTTTCGAGCGTGGTCTCATTGACATTTTCAATGTGGAGATTTTTGAACTGATCAGCCCACTCAGCAGGGTCACCATCGGACACGATAATGCGGCTGTCGGTGCCGGATGGTACTGTGAAAAG GTGGTGATATATTGTCCGTTTACGGGCATTGAGCAGACATTTCAGTGCGGGAGGTGGCTGGATGAGGATGAGGGGGATGGACTGATTGAGAGGGAGCTGAACGAGATGGTCTCTCTCAGgcagaagaaacagaaga AGTGCCCATGGTCCCTGTGGGTTTGGACCACAGATATGAAGGGGGCAGGGACAGATGCCCAGGTGTTTGTGAAGGTTTATGGAGAGAAAGGCAAATCTGATGAGATCAAACTGGAAAGCAGCTCAGACAGTTTTGAACAGGGCCAGATTGATAAATTTGTG ATTGAAATGCCAGACATAGGAAAACTACTGAAAGTGCGCATCTGGCACGAGAAGAGGCATCCATTTTGTGGCTGGCATTTAGCAAGG GTCACCTTGATGAAGACTCTGACAAGGGAGAAATACTCTTTTGCATGTGGCCGTTGGCTGGATATCAACGAAGATGACAATGAGATAATCAGAGAGCTGCCGGCTACTGGACCACTCATTGATGAGCCACTGCCCT TGATAAAGTATCGTGCCACCATCTGCACCGGCAACGTCAGTGGTAGTGGCACCGATGCCAGCGTCTTTCTAAATATTTTTGGTGACCTTGGCGACACAGGGGAGCGACTCATGGTCATGAGCAAAACCAATGTCAACAAATTTGAAAAGGGCAAC CATGATGAGTTTATCATCGAGTCCGTGTCCTTGGGCCAGGTGCGCAGAGTGCGTGTAGGTCATGATGGCAGCGGTGGAGGTTGTGGTTGGTTTCTTGATAAGGTGTTGGTCAGAGAGGAGGGCCAGCCAGAGGCTACGGCCATTGAGTTCCCCTGTTATAG GTGGTTGGACCGTAATGAGGATGATGGGCAGATTTTCCGCGAGTTAGTTCCAGCTGGAGATGGCCTGCGTCTTTTCC ATGTCAGCTACCATATAGCAATCAAGACGGGCAATGTGAATGGGGCCAGCTCCGACTCCAAGGTGTTTGTCAAGCTGTACGGAGAGAAGTGTGACACCAACAAGATGATTCTGGCGGTCACTGACAATGACCTCAGGAACTACTTTGAGACAGGACGCACTGACATTTTTACCATTGAAACCTTTGACGTTGGACGG ATCATCCGTTTCCTGGTTGGTCACACGAACGAAGGCCTGCAGGCTGGATGGTATCTGGACAGTGTGAAGATTTCTGTGCCAGTTCATGGGAAGGAGTACATGTTCCCGATCCACCGCTGGCTCTGCAAGGACGAGGCTGATGGGAAAGTGGAGGTGGAGCTCTATCCGAGTGAGATCCTGGATATTGAACAAt TGATCAACTATGAAGTAACGGTGATAACAGGGGATAGGCGTACAGCTGGCACAAATGCCAATGTCTTCTGTCAGATgtatggaaaggaaggaaaaactgAAGTTTTTCCTCTAACGAATCGTTCCAACAACTTTGAACGTGCCACCACTGAGATCTTCAAG ATTGAGGCTCTGGATGTTGGTAAGATCTACAAGATACGCATCTGCCATGACGGTAAGGGTGTTGGAGACGGTTGGTTCCTGGATAAAGTGGACATCAAGCGGCTGACGATGGCTAAGGTGAAGATTGAGGTGAAGAAAGAGGACACcaagaaagacaagaagaaggacaaaaaaaagaagaagaaagaggaagaggtggagatAGTTGAGGAGCTGCAGGAAGTGGTGGAGACATTCTCTTTCCCCTGCAACCGCTGGCTGGCTAGGGATGAGGAGGACGGGGAGATTGTGGTTGAGCTGCTGACTGAGGGCAATGAAGATCTTGAGG TGAACTCGTATGAGGTCCAtgtgttcactgggactatgtGGGGAGCGGGAACAGATGCCAATGTTTACATCAACATTTATGGAGAGATAGGCGACACAGGGGAGAGACGGCTCAGGAAGTCAAACCACCTGAACAAATTTGAGAAAGGCCAG GAGGACATTTTCAACATCACGGCCATCGACCTGGGTGCCCTGAAGAAAGTGAGGATCCGACATGACCACAGTCAGGCCAGTGCCGGTTGGTTTTTGGAAAGAGTGGAGATTGTAGACAACAAAGATGACACTAC ATACTTTTTCCCTTGCAAACGCTGGCTGGCTGTTGATGAAGATGACAAACAGCTTGCCAGGGAGCTGGTtcctgtggacgaggcctttaTGAAGAAgggtgatgatgaggatgaggagggatctGACGCTGCACTCGGTCTGGAACAGAAAG CCAAGTCAACAACATACGCAGTGAAGATAAAAACTGGTGACAAAAAGTATGCAGGGACTGACGCAGATGTTTTTATGATCCTGTACGGCACCAAGGATGACACAG GGATAATTAAGCTGAAGGCTTCTAAGACTCATAAGAACAAGTTTGAGCGGGGATTGATTGACGAGTTCACCGTGGAAGCGGTGGACATTGGACCGCTGAAGAAGCTGCGTATTGGACACAACAATG GAGGGGGATCAGCAGGCTGGTTCCTTGACTGGGTGGAGATTGATGCTCCTTCTCTGGGGCAGAAACTATGCTTCCCCTGCGGCCGTTGGTTGGATAAAGGGGAGGATGATGGGGCCATTGTCAGGGACCTTTTCCCTAATCCCCTACAGACAGAGCTTTACACACCAT ttGTTCCTTATGAGATCAAAATCTTCACGAGTGACGTGTTTGGAGCAGGCACAGATGCAGATGTCTTCATCGTCCTGTACGGCCAGGATGCGGTGTGCAGCCAGCAGAAGTCTCTGTGTTTCAacaagagggagaggaggatgtACTTTGAACGAGGAGCTGAGGACATGTTTATTGTTGAG CTAGAAGACGTGGGGGATGTAATGGAGAAGATCCGTATCGGCCATGACAACCGTGGGGTCAACCCAGGCTGGCATTTGGACAGAGTGGAGATCAGACGTCTGCTCAGGAAGGGAAAG ggTTCAGAGACTTTGATCTTCCCGTGTGAGTGCTGGCTCGCCAAGTCGGAGGATGACGGAGAAACAGTGAGAGAGCTGGTGccctctgacatcatcacagagaaactttcacgAGATGGAAGCCTGAAAGTAACTGAAATCGAGGTGGAAGATGCCCTGGAGA ctcacacatacacagtgtcAGTAATGACAGGAGATGTGTACGGAGCCGGCACCGACGCCAATGTCTTCCTCACAATCTACGGAGACCTGGGGGACACTGGAGAGAGGAAACTCAGCAAGTCggagacaaacagaaacaagtTTGAACGAGGATCt gTGGATACGTTCAGTATAGAGGCAGTCGACCTCGGGCAGGTTTTTAGGATTAAAATCCGCCATGATAACAGTATGATAAGTGCAGATTGGTACTTGGACCAAGTGGAGGTGTTTGATGAGGATACAGAAGAGGTCTTCCTCTTCTTATGTGAACGATGGCTTTCCAAGAAGAAAGAGGACGGACGCATTGAGAGATTCTTCTATGTCAAG GATTATGAGGGAGTGAGAGAAAGcttaaacagtaaaaagaactcAGCCATGATGGTGAAGAGTGTTGACAGCAACATgaacaaaaagaacaagaagaagaagaagggggaagAAATAGAGCTCCAGA TCATACCATACCACATTACCATCTGTACTGGACTGGAGCGAGATGCGGGCACTACCAGCAGGGTTTATGTGATCATTATCGGGGCCAATCACACCCAGACAGAGAGGTTATGGCTGGACCCGCCGAATGGGAGGAAGGGCTTTGAGGCCGGCTCTCTGGAGAGCTTTGAGTCCTACGGTTCAGATTTGGGGGAGATCAAAAAGGTCGAG CTAGGCCATGATGGGGCCACTCCTGAGAGCTGCTGGCTGGTTGATGAGCTgtctgttgctgtgccaaccAAAGGGGTCAAATACGTCTTTGCCAGCGACTTCTGGCTGGCCAAAGATCGTGGAGATGGGTTAACTTCTAGAGTCTTCAACATGCGGGATGCAGAGGCCATTTCCATCTCCCAGAAG TTTATCTACGAGGTGACGGTGGTAACGGGAGATATTCAGCACGCAGGAACAGACACTAAgattttcatgtctgtgtttggGGCCAACGGCAGCACAGAGGAGATGCTGCTGCAGAAGAATGAGGACAG GTTTGAGCGTGGTCAGGAGGACACTTTCACCATGGAGATCGATGACATTACCCCACTGAGGAAGATGAGGCTTCGCATTGATGGCTCTGGCAGTCGACCTGACTGGTTTTTCAATCAG GTGATCATGCGTAACCTTACCACAGAGGAGGTGGCCGTGTTCACCTACGAGGACTGGTTGTCTAGGACGCACGGACCCAATAGAACCATGATCTGCGAGATGGCTGCTGTGGTAGACGAGGAGACTATGGTGGAGCTCACCACCTACACCATCCAGGTCAAGACCAGTGATGCTACTG GGGCAGGCACTGATGCCAATGTGTGGATCATCATTTTCGGAGAGAACGGTGACACGGGGACGCTGGCGTTGAAAGAGTGCAACAAGTCCAACAAGTTTGAGCGCAAGCAGACCGACACATTTCGTTTCACAGACATCCTCAGCCTGGGAGAGCTCTCCAAAGTACGAGTTTGGCACGACAACACAG GTCCTGCTCCTGGATGGCACTTAGAATACATTGAAGTGAAAGATGACATCATAGACAAAACATTTCGGTTCCCCTGTGGCCGCTGGCTTGCAAAAAATGACGATGATGGACAGATAATGAGAGAACTGGCCTTGGCTAGCAATGACTTCTTAGACCTGGACGAAAAGACAA AGTATGAAATTTGTATCACAACTGGAGACACTGAGACCAAAGAAAATGGCTGGATTGTACTTGAGGGGAGGAAGGGCCGATCAAAAGAATTTGTAATGGAGAACTCCTCTAAGAAGAAGAGGTTCTTGCG GGGAAATGTGGACAGGTTTGAGTTTTCATCCAAGAACCTGGGTGACATCGCAGGTATCTGCCTGGGCCACACACccaaagatggaaagaaagtgAAGGGGGAGTTTCATTGGCAAGTAGAGCAGGTTGTCGTCACTGAAAGAGAGCTGGGAAACAA GTACATCTTCAGCTGCAATGccctcatccctctctcttcaaAAAGGGATGAATTCTCGACCTTTGAGTGCACAAAGACCATCGAGAGCTTCGCCAGTAAAGCTAGAAGCCTGGTGCCTGTCAATTACGAGATCATCGTCATCACCGGCAACGAGAAGGGAGCAGGTACAGATGCCAACGTTTTCATCACTATCTATGGCTCCAATGGAGATTCAGGCCGCCGACAGTTGCGGCAGAAGTTTCGCAACCTTTTTGAACGTGAGCAGACGGATCGTTTCCTGATGGAAATGCTGGACATGGGAGAGCTGCAGAAAGTTCGGGTGGAGCATGACAACACGGGTCCTAGTCCTGGCTGGCTACTGGATCGTGTGGAAGTCACCAACACATCTAATGGTGTCACAACCATCTTCCTGTGCAGGAAGTGGCTGGACACTAAATTGGCTGATGGGCAGATCGTCAGAGTCATTTATCCAAAATACTAA